CGGGCTCTTCGCTCGGGAACGATTCGCGACTGAACCCGAAATACACCTTCGCGACATTCGTGGTGGGTGCCTCGAACCGCTTCGCCCAAGCCGCCGCCTACGCCGTGGCCGAGCAGCCCGCCCTCGCCTACAACCCCCTGTTCATCTACGGTGGCTCGGGACTTGGGAAAACCCACCTCCTCCACGCCACTGGCCACTACGCCAAGCAACTGCACCCGAACATCCAGGTGCGCTACGTGAACTCCGAGGAATTCACGAACGACTTCATCAATTCGGTGCAGTCGGGTCAGTTCGGTAAGGCCCAGGAGTTTCAGCGGCGCTACCGCGACATCGACATTCTGTTGATCGACGACATTCAGTTCCTCCAGCGCGCCCCCGAAACCCTCGAGGCGTTCTTCCACACGTTCAACACGCTGCATAACGCGAATAAGCAGATCGTCATTACCTCGGATCTTCCGCCAAAACTTCTCGGTGGCCTCGAAGATCGCATGCGCTCACGCTTCGAAATGGGGCTCATGACCGACGTGCAGCCGCCGGATCTCGAGACCCGCATCGCGATCTTGCGTAAGAAGGTGGCGGCCGAGAACAACGAGGAGGTGCCACGCGAGGTACTCGAGTACATCGCTGAAAACATCTCCTCGAACATCCGCGAACTCGAAGGCGCCCTCATTCGCGTGCAGGCGCTGCACTCACTGTCGAAGCAGCCCATGGACGTTGCCCTTGCGCAAAGTGTGCTCAAGGATTTGCTCACGCACGACGGCGGCGCGGAAATCACCCCGAATCTCATCATTGCGGAAACGGCGGCCTACTTCGGCTTCGGAGTCGACGAGATCAAAGGGACGGCCCGCACGCGCGCTCTTGTCACGGCGAGGCAGTGCGCGATGTACCTGTGTCGCGAGCTCACGGAAATGCCGCTCATGGCGATCGGCGATGCTTTCGGCGGGCGCGATCACACGACCGTGATTCACGCTTACAAGAAGGTCTCGACCCTCATGAAGGAGCGCCGAGCCCTGTTTAACCAGGTTACGGAGCTCACGGCGCGGGTGAAAGCGAACGCTCAGGAACAGGGTCGGCGCTAAGCCTTCGATAGTTGCGGCAAGTGCAACGCTCCTGCTCACGAGCAAGGTATCCAGAATTGTGGATAACTTTGTGGAGAATGTGCACGCACGGCATGACTCTTGTGAGTAGGGAGCGAGAGTGCACGCGAAAAAATGCCAGTTATGCCCAACACTTCCACA
The window above is part of the Dermabacter vaginalis genome. Proteins encoded here:
- the dnaA gene encoding chromosomal replication initiator protein DnaA → MDETALDRDALWAQCQQILRADDSVSNRHLAYVTLSSLRGFLEDTALIAVPNATVKDLFEMRIPEQLRSALSQAIGKPVTFAVTIDPTLGLDDAPDSPAPAPAPAVDNIVDNSVDSSGTIGIPPRHDGDNSVNAAPTGAQQASDPTPYSPYAPAEPATKTERTDAPHAPSELPTGSSLGNDSRLNPKYTFATFVVGASNRFAQAAAYAVAEQPALAYNPLFIYGGSGLGKTHLLHATGHYAKQLHPNIQVRYVNSEEFTNDFINSVQSGQFGKAQEFQRRYRDIDILLIDDIQFLQRAPETLEAFFHTFNTLHNANKQIVITSDLPPKLLGGLEDRMRSRFEMGLMTDVQPPDLETRIAILRKKVAAENNEEVPREVLEYIAENISSNIRELEGALIRVQALHSLSKQPMDVALAQSVLKDLLTHDGGAEITPNLIIAETAAYFGFGVDEIKGTARTRALVTARQCAMYLCRELTEMPLMAIGDAFGGRDHTTVIHAYKKVSTLMKERRALFNQVTELTARVKANAQEQGRR